The proteins below come from a single Gimesia alba genomic window:
- a CDS encoding leucine-rich repeat domain-containing protein codes for MHQNKSVRLLVSILLFVFFSGIDVSAQEGFESPLGFMVINKAVVEIENKSDPELRILSVGKITFDRMCVKQYSLSTLTSLEVVGGSWQTRFTEAGAFRADASFWQEINPAHKLESLILKNCQLGPEVDWENISRELPRLKNVQFAFSPNTEAWDGLGNLKTFPELETLGLDTHDFSQWKFQFLSSLPHLKKLMIGGYFGRHRVTQSCPRLMQALEIQAGLKVLELHKFTLDELALKSLSAMPDLKELRLFGCALDVSNLKYLARIQNLKQLTISNCSMRGELSLLKDDSDFFQGFSQLESLKVVARSGLPLNRFKNLQKLDSLYLIDGALSAEELNRIECSRLETLDLSHLGFVVTDEKLAPLFKRNRIGSLRFFLCDLDGPEIEKISARPELRRLELDSLHSIDNQAVSFSPQSQITHLELGGMSEPPGLEEIARLKKLKSLKLHGDHYPLQKLMLLDKLETFQTLVLDGCQLNIQDFRSISKLRRLKRLSLPHCKISSNDLHELGKLDHLKLLDLRNTHIKSSSSQDTLATFVNLSKRLPSNCTISLSLDLSQQAEENALLKKMNSE; via the coding sequence ATGCATCAAAATAAATCTGTTCGGCTACTGGTTTCTATTCTTCTGTTCGTTTTTTTCTCAGGTATCGATGTCAGTGCGCAGGAAGGGTTTGAATCTCCGTTGGGATTCATGGTCATTAATAAAGCAGTCGTGGAGATTGAGAACAAAAGCGATCCGGAATTGCGAATATTGAGTGTTGGTAAAATAACCTTTGATCGCATGTGTGTTAAACAATATTCACTCTCTACACTGACCAGCCTGGAAGTTGTTGGAGGTTCGTGGCAGACCAGATTCACGGAAGCGGGCGCGTTTCGGGCCGATGCTTCATTCTGGCAAGAAATCAATCCAGCGCACAAACTAGAATCGTTGATTCTGAAGAATTGTCAGCTGGGTCCCGAGGTCGATTGGGAAAATATTTCTAGAGAACTGCCCCGATTGAAAAATGTCCAGTTTGCATTCAGCCCGAATACAGAAGCCTGGGACGGTCTAGGAAATCTAAAAACTTTTCCCGAATTGGAAACGCTGGGATTAGATACGCATGATTTTTCCCAATGGAAATTCCAATTCCTGTCTTCCCTCCCACATTTAAAAAAACTGATGATTGGAGGCTACTTCGGTCGTCATAGGGTGACCCAATCCTGCCCCAGGCTAATGCAGGCTCTTGAAATTCAAGCAGGACTGAAAGTTCTGGAGCTCCACAAATTCACTCTGGATGAGTTGGCTCTCAAGTCACTTTCCGCAATGCCTGACCTGAAGGAGTTGCGTCTGTTTGGTTGTGCATTGGATGTCAGCAATCTGAAGTATCTAGCGAGAATCCAAAATCTAAAACAGCTTACGATTTCAAATTGCTCAATGAGAGGCGAGCTGTCTCTTCTCAAGGATGACTCTGATTTTTTCCAGGGTTTTTCACAGCTGGAATCCCTGAAGGTGGTGGCCCGGAGTGGTTTACCGCTGAACCGTTTTAAGAATCTTCAGAAATTAGATTCGCTGTATTTGATTGATGGTGCTCTGTCTGCTGAAGAATTAAATAGGATCGAATGCAGTCGTTTGGAAACTCTGGATCTTTCTCATCTGGGATTTGTCGTCACTGATGAGAAGCTGGCTCCACTGTTCAAAAGAAATCGAATTGGATCACTTAGGTTTTTTCTGTGTGATCTGGACGGTCCGGAAATTGAAAAAATTTCTGCTCGCCCCGAGTTGCGCAGACTGGAACTAGACAGCCTGCACTCGATTGATAATCAGGCAGTTTCCTTTTCTCCTCAGTCTCAAATCACTCATCTGGAGTTGGGCGGTATGTCGGAACCACCCGGACTGGAAGAGATAGCGCGTCTCAAAAAACTGAAATCGTTAAAACTGCACGGAGATCATTACCCTCTGCAGAAGCTGATGCTCTTGGACAAATTGGAAACGTTTCAGACCTTGGTTCTGGATGGATGTCAGTTAAATATTCAGGACTTTCGTTCTATTTCAAAGTTAAGGCGATTAAAGCGATTGAGTCTTCCGCATTGTAAAATCTCCAGTAATGATCTGCATGAACTTGGAAAATTGGATCATCTGAAACTGCTCGATCTACGAAACACTCATATAAAGTCATCTAGTTCTCAGGACACGCTGGCAACCTTCGTAAATTTGTCGAAACGACTTCCTTCCAACTGCACGATCAGCTTGAGTCTGGATCTGAGTCAGCAGGCCGAAGAGAATGCTTTGTTGAAAAAAATGAATAGTGAATGA
- a CDS encoding HpcH/HpaI aldolase family protein, translating to MTHNFRSKLKQGELLISPMVTLSCPEAAEVLSDVGYDWLFLDAEHSTFAPADLQAIVGRVSHKLPSLVRLPAPEEVSIKKALDLGAAGIIAPQVNSAEQAANIVSWSRYSPEGTRGVGLGRAHGYGFTFDDYLAKANEEITVVVQAEHIDAVNSIEETVKVPGVDAVLIGPYDLSASLKRIGEIDHPEVTGAIQHVTEACQSNNIPLGIFGVTVDAVKPYIEKGFTLITVGVDTVMLGQAARRMLGQVR from the coding sequence GTGACACACAACTTCCGCTCGAAACTGAAACAAGGTGAACTGCTGATTTCCCCCATGGTCACTCTCTCCTGCCCGGAAGCGGCTGAGGTTCTGTCGGACGTCGGTTACGACTGGTTGTTCCTCGACGCCGAGCACAGCACATTTGCACCGGCGGATCTGCAGGCGATTGTCGGCCGCGTCAGCCACAAGTTGCCCAGCTTGGTGCGGCTGCCTGCTCCCGAAGAAGTCTCGATCAAGAAAGCGCTCGATCTGGGTGCCGCCGGGATTATTGCCCCGCAGGTCAACTCTGCAGAACAGGCAGCAAACATCGTTTCCTGGTCCCGTTACTCCCCGGAAGGAACCCGCGGCGTCGGTCTGGGCCGCGCCCACGGTTACGGCTTCACCTTTGATGACTATCTGGCGAAAGCAAACGAAGAAATCACAGTCGTCGTTCAGGCCGAACACATTGACGCCGTGAATTCAATCGAAGAGACCGTCAAAGTCCCGGGCGTCGATGCCGTCCTGATCGGCCCTTACGATCTTTCCGCCAGCCTGAAGCGGATCGGCGAAATCGATCACCCCGAAGTAACCGGCGCGATTCAGCACGTGACTGAAGCGTGTCAAAGCAATAACATCCCGCTGGGCATTTTCGGCGTCACCGTCGACGCCGTCAAACCCTACATCGAAAAAGGCTTCACCCTGATCACCGTCGGCGTCGATACCGTGATGCTGGGACAAGCCGCCCGCAGAATGCTGGGACAGGTGCGGTAA
- a CDS encoding SGNH/GDSL hydrolase family protein, whose amino-acid sequence MFNPVFTLRSRLFVFLLTCFIVAPLWAKDKNTEPTNAAEAAAKKAQQEAEINKKFAAWKATLSPEQQAWETVLEENLGGFYLPIYKKQKVTGRVTAWDYVADDPKLPRVLLIGDSVSRGYTQAARKSLTGKANVHRAPANCGPTATGLKKLDVWLGDGNWDLIHFNFGIHDRKTPVADYEKRLEEIVKRLKKTGAKLVWASSTPIPSDWKEGPQIKTLLEEKNAIAARVMKRNGVEIDDLFTFITPHLAETQNPKDVHFNGKGYDMLGKEVAKQIESSLKQN is encoded by the coding sequence ATGTTCAACCCCGTTTTTACTTTGCGATCCAGGCTGTTTGTGTTTTTATTAACATGCTTCATCGTAGCTCCCCTTTGGGCGAAAGACAAGAATACCGAACCGACAAACGCCGCCGAAGCCGCGGCGAAGAAAGCGCAGCAGGAAGCCGAGATCAATAAAAAGTTTGCAGCCTGGAAAGCGACACTCTCACCAGAACAGCAGGCCTGGGAAACGGTTTTGGAAGAAAATCTGGGTGGTTTTTATTTGCCGATCTATAAAAAGCAGAAAGTAACTGGCCGCGTGACTGCCTGGGATTATGTCGCCGACGATCCGAAACTGCCGCGCGTGCTGTTAATTGGGGACTCCGTCTCGCGGGGTTACACACAAGCCGCACGGAAGTCGCTGACTGGTAAAGCAAACGTGCATCGAGCCCCGGCCAATTGTGGGCCGACGGCGACCGGATTGAAGAAACTGGATGTCTGGCTCGGGGACGGCAACTGGGATCTGATTCACTTCAACTTCGGCATTCATGACCGTAAAACTCCCGTTGCCGACTATGAGAAACGGCTGGAAGAAATTGTGAAACGTCTGAAGAAAACCGGTGCCAAACTGGTCTGGGCCAGCAGCACGCCGATACCGTCTGACTGGAAAGAAGGACCGCAGATCAAGACCTTACTCGAAGAAAAGAATGCAATCGCGGCCCGCGTCATGAAACGCAATGGTGTGGAAATTGATGATCTGTTTACGTTCATTACGCCACATCTGGCAGAAACACAGAACCCCAAAGACGTGCATTTCAACGGCAAAGGTTATGACATGCTGGGAAAAGAAGTGGCGAAGCAGATCGAGAGTTCGCTGAAACAGAATTAG
- a CDS encoding FHA domain-containing serine/threonine-protein kinase encodes MSKPRDVEAFLDLLQESKLLSGEEVRALVDKFKLEEAESPKQVAQKLVTEKVLTRYQGERLLSGRTRGFFIDRYKVLEVLGFGGMGSLYLAEDVDTTVPVALKVLNDKCRNDAGMLTRLKLEATAGARLQHPHVVHTINYDDTGAICYIAMEFVKGISLLELVLLKQKSLPTPQVCDVILQAALGLHKAHEAEIVHRDLKPENLIIDSQGLVKVLDFGLALLKDNPEAEFSLAMIFGHGCVGTPEYIAPEQSRDGQSVDARTDVYSLGCTMYFLLTGKLPFPKGTAAQKIQAHREQTPRPVSEIAPKVPMEVVAIVEKMMAKQPADRFQSMQDVAAALKPFAKRTPVEFRFNKIVSQRVREAKARSAIAQSSIVKPQLSSRIATASHVAEMAQQKTEGIERLTRGESDISKSGILRHSVPAESTDLMAQQATDAISEEIQPIEIISIDDKQRFPITQQRVVLGRNAGCDIQFNQPGISGEHCAFHFENTGWIVSDLNSKNGTEVDGRRIQEQIIFPGNTLTLAGNYHFRVASPNQYAAKGKHKNLVIAASVLIGICLIAGIGYWLLS; translated from the coding sequence ATGTCTAAACCACGTGATGTTGAAGCGTTTCTTGATTTGCTACAGGAGAGTAAATTACTCTCCGGGGAAGAGGTCCGCGCACTTGTAGACAAGTTTAAGCTGGAAGAAGCGGAGTCTCCCAAGCAGGTAGCCCAAAAACTGGTCACAGAAAAAGTCCTCACTCGCTACCAGGGCGAACGTCTGCTCTCGGGCCGTACCCGGGGCTTCTTTATTGATCGCTATAAAGTTCTGGAAGTTCTCGGTTTCGGCGGCATGGGCAGCCTGTATCTGGCAGAGGACGTGGACACCACTGTCCCGGTGGCCTTGAAAGTTTTGAATGATAAATGCCGCAACGATGCAGGCATGTTGACGCGGCTCAAACTCGAAGCCACCGCCGGCGCCCGCTTGCAGCATCCCCACGTCGTACACACCATCAACTATGATGACACAGGCGCCATCTGTTATATCGCGATGGAATTTGTCAAAGGCATCAGCCTGCTGGAGCTGGTGCTGCTTAAGCAGAAGTCACTGCCTACCCCCCAGGTCTGCGATGTCATCTTGCAGGCAGCCCTTGGTCTGCACAAGGCACACGAAGCCGAGATCGTGCACCGCGATCTGAAACCGGAAAACTTAATCATCGATTCTCAAGGACTGGTCAAAGTTCTCGACTTCGGCCTCGCATTACTCAAAGATAATCCTGAGGCCGAATTTTCGCTGGCCATGATCTTTGGCCACGGCTGTGTTGGCACACCCGAATATATCGCCCCCGAACAATCCAGGGATGGGCAGTCCGTGGATGCGCGAACCGATGTGTACTCCCTCGGCTGCACAATGTATTTTCTGCTGACGGGCAAACTTCCTTTCCCCAAAGGGACCGCGGCTCAGAAGATCCAGGCCCATCGCGAACAGACGCCCCGACCAGTCAGCGAAATCGCCCCCAAAGTTCCTATGGAAGTGGTCGCGATTGTAGAAAAAATGATGGCCAAACAACCCGCAGACCGATTTCAGTCCATGCAAGACGTCGCCGCGGCTTTAAAACCCTTCGCGAAACGAACGCCAGTCGAGTTCCGTTTCAATAAAATTGTGTCACAGCGGGTACGTGAAGCCAAAGCCCGCAGTGCCATCGCCCAGTCGAGCATCGTTAAGCCACAACTCTCATCCCGGATTGCCACCGCCAGTCATGTTGCTGAAATGGCGCAGCAAAAAACAGAAGGCATCGAACGCTTGACGCGTGGCGAATCGGATATATCCAAAAGCGGTATCCTGCGTCATAGCGTGCCCGCAGAATCGACCGATTTGATGGCTCAACAGGCAACCGACGCGATCAGCGAAGAAATCCAGCCCATCGAAATCATTTCAATCGATGACAAACAACGCTTCCCTATTACCCAACAACGTGTGGTCTTGGGCCGCAATGCCGGCTGCGATATTCAATTTAACCAGCCTGGTATCTCGGGCGAACACTGTGCCTTCCATTTTGAAAATACCGGCTGGATCGTCTCAGATCTGAACAGCAAAAACGGCACCGAAGTCGATGGCAGACGCATTCAGGAACAGATCATTTTCCCCGGTAATACACTCACGCTCGCCGGAAATTACCATTTCCGCGTCGCCTCTCCCAACCAGTACGCAGCGAAAGGCAAACACAAAAACCTGGTCATCGCCGCCTCAGTCCTCATCGGCATCTGCCTGATCGCCGGCATCGGTTACTGGCTGTTGTCATAG
- a CDS encoding c-type heme family protein — translation MFLNLRLPRLLILSVCVAGVLTAVGFAAEGVKEEKTRTEKEEGPKEAPKTISVDAAREQARLLHDALHSTLLIVHRKYYREDEKLPIPSSVLDDVFEEMQRTRNIKFRWISVNAEAMNIDHEPKTEFEKQAAEALSSGKKEFEQVEKGIYRHVGTIKLPSQCLKCHMPNRRSTATRFAGLIISLPVSEK, via the coding sequence ATGTTTTTGAATTTGCGTTTACCCCGTTTGTTGATCTTGTCCGTCTGTGTCGCTGGAGTACTTACGGCGGTCGGGTTTGCCGCGGAGGGGGTGAAAGAGGAAAAAACACGTACCGAGAAAGAGGAGGGGCCGAAAGAGGCTCCCAAAACCATATCCGTTGATGCAGCGCGCGAACAGGCACGATTGCTACATGACGCTCTGCATTCGACGTTGCTGATTGTGCATCGGAAGTATTATCGTGAGGATGAAAAGTTGCCGATTCCGTCCAGTGTGCTGGATGATGTGTTTGAGGAAATGCAGCGGACGCGGAACATCAAATTCCGCTGGATTTCGGTGAATGCGGAAGCGATGAATATTGATCATGAACCGAAAACCGAATTTGAGAAACAGGCGGCCGAAGCGCTTTCTTCGGGTAAGAAAGAGTTTGAGCAGGTCGAAAAAGGGATCTACCGGCATGTGGGAACAATCAAGCTGCCTTCTCAATGTCTCAAATGTCATATGCCAAACCGCCGCAGCACCGCGACGCGTTTTGCCGGCCTGATTATCTCGCTGCCGGTGAGCGAGAAATAA
- a CDS encoding sodium:solute symporter family transporter: MNFLSDTTNSLPLVLGAEGSNAALVSFLIYTAAVFVLAALSNRLLKSKSFLSEYFLGSRGLGVWAFALTFAATSSSGGSFTGFPSKIYTHGWILALWIGSYMVVPICTMGLIGKRLNQVARRSGSITVPDVIRDRFHSQMLGLMAVSLIVFFMSINLVAQFKAGSLILQTLLDGVTVFESTAGSLANAVSGIPYLNSAESPEYLLCLLVFGIAVILYTTYGGFHAVVWTDVMQGIVMVIGVIIMLPLAISQSGGLENTTRLMAKMTPPRISDSEKGGVTLTLDKPREELLRIDSGTWITDKPIPDSKVPLLFRVTRATQIPAGETTVNEVKVLQLTTLDDIERILARRESEEFLEGVRVSNIDLKAYAYGEEGSQQGTYVVGPGPSPSSSSGFLPLSLAISFFFMWAISGTGQPANMVRLMAFRDTKTLQRSICTVAIYYTLIYFPLVLIFCCARVLLPGMEGDPDSIMPKMAVLLTDNIQMGWLAGLLVAAPFAAVMSTVDSFLLLISSAWVRDVYQRNLNPEASERSIKLLSYLVTFVVGTAAMIVAINPPKFLQDIIVYVGSGLAASFLAPIVYGLYWRRVNAAGAMGAMLGGFSVHLAMYVTGFFVNGSFFKPYQLFNFDPIIIGLSVSFISGFVVTKLTAPPSDELVQKYFYTTKAKS, translated from the coding sequence TTGAATTTTCTATCTGATACCACGAACAGTCTACCGCTTGTGCTGGGAGCAGAAGGTTCCAATGCGGCACTGGTCTCATTCCTGATTTATACGGCGGCTGTCTTTGTGCTGGCCGCTTTATCGAATCGCCTGCTGAAAAGTAAAAGCTTCCTGAGCGAATACTTTCTGGGAAGCCGTGGATTGGGCGTATGGGCATTTGCGTTGACGTTTGCCGCGACCAGCAGTTCCGGCGGGAGCTTTACCGGATTTCCCTCTAAGATTTATACCCATGGTTGGATTCTGGCGCTGTGGATTGGCAGTTATATGGTCGTGCCTATCTGTACGATGGGCCTGATCGGTAAACGGCTGAACCAAGTGGCACGGCGTTCGGGGTCGATCACGGTGCCGGATGTGATTCGCGATCGATTTCATAGTCAAATGCTCGGATTGATGGCCGTTTCTCTGATCGTGTTTTTTATGTCGATCAATCTGGTCGCACAATTCAAAGCGGGCAGTCTTATCTTGCAGACGCTGCTGGATGGAGTGACTGTATTTGAAAGCACTGCAGGCAGCCTGGCGAATGCCGTCTCGGGGATTCCTTATTTAAACAGTGCGGAGAGTCCAGAATATCTGCTGTGCCTGTTAGTCTTCGGTATCGCAGTGATTCTCTATACAACGTATGGCGGTTTTCATGCCGTGGTCTGGACCGATGTGATGCAGGGGATTGTGATGGTGATTGGTGTGATCATCATGCTGCCTCTGGCGATTTCTCAGTCAGGAGGTCTGGAAAACACGACCAGGTTAATGGCGAAGATGACGCCGCCACGAATCTCCGATTCGGAAAAGGGGGGGGTCACGCTGACCTTGGACAAACCCCGCGAGGAGTTACTGCGCATTGATTCGGGCACCTGGATCACCGACAAACCGATTCCGGACTCGAAAGTGCCCCTGTTATTTCGCGTGACGCGTGCTACTCAGATTCCTGCAGGTGAGACGACAGTGAATGAGGTCAAGGTTCTGCAATTGACAACACTGGATGATATCGAGCGCATTCTAGCACGCAGGGAGAGTGAAGAATTCCTGGAGGGAGTCCGTGTTTCGAACATTGATTTAAAAGCATATGCCTACGGAGAAGAGGGGAGCCAGCAGGGGACCTATGTTGTAGGTCCGGGACCCAGTCCGAGCAGTTCCAGCGGTTTTTTGCCTTTGAGCCTGGCGATTTCCTTCTTCTTTATGTGGGCGATTTCGGGAACCGGTCAGCCGGCCAACATGGTGCGGTTGATGGCATTTCGCGATACCAAAACGCTGCAGCGTTCGATTTGTACGGTCGCCATTTATTATACGTTGATCTATTTTCCGCTCGTTTTGATCTTCTGTTGTGCCCGGGTCCTATTGCCGGGGATGGAAGGCGATCCGGACAGTATCATGCCGAAAATGGCGGTCTTGCTGACCGATAATATCCAGATGGGCTGGCTGGCAGGTCTGTTAGTGGCCGCACCGTTTGCTGCGGTGATGTCGACCGTGGACAGTTTCCTGTTACTGATCTCTTCCGCCTGGGTTCGCGATGTCTATCAGCGGAATTTGAATCCGGAAGCAAGTGAACGATCGATTAAACTGTTAAGCTATCTGGTCACGTTTGTTGTGGGAACCGCGGCGATGATCGTGGCGATTAACCCGCCGAAGTTTTTGCAGGATATTATTGTCTATGTGGGCAGTGGTCTGGCCGCGAGCTTCCTGGCACCAATTGTTTACGGTCTGTATTGGAGACGCGTGAATGCCGCCGGTGCGATGGGGGCGATGCTGGGCGGGTTCTCTGTGCATCTGGCAATGTATGTCACCGGCTTTTTTGTGAATGGCAGCTTCTTCAAGCCGTATCAGTTATTTAACTTTGATCCGATCATCATCGGACTGTCTGTTTCGTTCATCTCCGGTTTTGTGGTCACCAAGCTGACTGCCCCACCTTCCGATGAACTGGTACAAAAATATTTTTACACGACCAAAGCCAAATCCTGA
- a CDS encoding amidohydrolase family protein, whose product MEYIDAHSHVWTPDIKKYPLAPGYKVSDMQPPSFTAEELQAQMMTVGVNRVVLIQMSFYGFDNSYMLDCMAKYPGMFSGVAVINQNGDNPTPEMLALKKKGVRGFRIAPKTKKVDEWLDGDCMEQMWKTGAKEGMAMCCLMNPDGLPALDKMCQKHRDTTVVIDHLARIGVTGEIDPKEVDLLCKMSKHPNVYVKVSAFYALGKKKMPYHDLLPLIKKVYQAFGANRLMWATDCPYQVQGDHSYQASIGLIQNGLPFLSANDKEWILEKTAENVFFQGI is encoded by the coding sequence ATGGAATATATCGATGCACATTCGCATGTCTGGACTCCTGATATTAAAAAATATCCATTGGCGCCAGGGTACAAGGTCTCTGATATGCAGCCCCCCAGTTTTACTGCGGAAGAGCTGCAGGCACAGATGATGACCGTTGGCGTGAACCGGGTGGTGTTGATCCAGATGTCCTTCTACGGATTTGATAACAGCTACATGCTGGATTGCATGGCCAAGTATCCGGGTATGTTTTCGGGCGTGGCAGTCATCAATCAGAATGGAGATAATCCGACACCGGAGATGCTCGCGCTGAAAAAGAAAGGCGTGCGTGGCTTCCGAATCGCTCCCAAAACCAAAAAAGTGGATGAGTGGCTGGACGGTGACTGCATGGAACAGATGTGGAAAACCGGAGCCAAAGAAGGCATGGCGATGTGCTGTCTGATGAATCCTGACGGCCTGCCCGCACTGGATAAGATGTGCCAGAAGCATCGGGATACGACCGTAGTGATTGACCATCTCGCCAGAATCGGCGTCACAGGTGAGATCGATCCGAAAGAAGTCGATCTGTTGTGCAAGATGTCTAAACATCCGAATGTGTATGTGAAAGTGTCCGCCTTTTATGCGTTGGGTAAGAAGAAGATGCCGTATCATGATCTGTTGCCGCTGATCAAAAAAGTGTATCAGGCGTTTGGCGCCAATCGCCTGATGTGGGCTACCGATTGTCCCTATCAGGTCCAAGGCGATCATTCCTATCAGGCATCAATCGGATTGATCCAGAACGGCTTGCCGTTTCTGTCCGCGAATGACAAAGAGTGGATTCTGGAAAAGACGGCGGAAAACGTATTCTTCCAGGGTATTTAA
- a CDS encoding D-TA family PLP-dependent enzyme produces the protein MDACYQIDDTSQIISPGMIIFKDLLEDNLRKMIELVGDPARLRPHCKTHKMREIIQLELSLGIVKHKAATFAEAEMLAEAGVKDICLAYNLVGPNIARAVEFRKRWPDVSLQVTADHPTPIEQLGEAMTAAGVEIEVLLDLNTGQNRTGLEPGPAAVELYQMIANTPGLIAAGLHVYDGQNHQVDFQERETAVLAVWNDVSQLRDQLITEGLKVPRIVAGATGSFPIFAKIDDPDIEVCPGTCVLHDVGYGELFPDLKFTPAALILTRVISRPGPDRITFDLGYKAIASDPAMENRCRFPDLPDAKAVLQNEEHLVVMSQRANEFQPGDELLAIPRHVCPTSALHKSVTVVSGGKVVDHWNVAARDRFISV, from the coding sequence ATGGATGCATGTTATCAGATAGACGATACGAGTCAGATTATTTCGCCGGGAATGATTATTTTTAAGGATCTGCTCGAAGACAATTTGCGGAAGATGATCGAGTTGGTCGGCGATCCCGCTCGCTTACGCCCGCATTGCAAAACGCATAAAATGCGTGAAATCATTCAGCTGGAACTTTCGCTGGGAATCGTCAAGCACAAGGCGGCTACATTTGCAGAAGCAGAAATGCTGGCGGAGGCAGGCGTCAAAGATATCTGTCTGGCTTATAACCTGGTGGGGCCGAACATTGCACGGGCCGTTGAGTTCCGCAAACGCTGGCCCGATGTGTCGCTACAGGTCACGGCCGATCATCCAACGCCAATCGAACAGTTGGGCGAAGCGATGACGGCGGCTGGAGTCGAGATCGAAGTTCTGCTCGATTTGAATACCGGGCAGAATCGAACCGGACTGGAACCGGGGCCAGCTGCGGTCGAATTATATCAGATGATTGCGAATACGCCGGGTCTGATTGCCGCGGGACTGCACGTGTATGACGGCCAGAATCATCAGGTTGATTTTCAGGAACGTGAAACCGCGGTGCTGGCTGTGTGGAACGATGTGAGTCAGCTTCGCGATCAGTTGATTACCGAAGGCCTGAAGGTGCCCCGGATTGTGGCAGGCGCGACTGGTTCATTCCCGATTTTCGCCAAAATTGATGATCCAGACATCGAAGTCTGCCCGGGAACCTGCGTGCTGCATGACGTGGGTTACGGTGAATTGTTTCCCGATCTGAAGTTCACCCCCGCCGCATTGATTTTAACACGCGTGATCAGTCGACCCGGGCCGGATCGCATTACCTTTGATTTAGGCTACAAGGCGATTGCCTCTGACCCGGCGATGGAAAATCGCTGCCGGTTTCCCGATCTGCCGGATGCGAAAGCCGTATTACAGAATGAAGAACATCTGGTTGTGATGAGCCAGCGGGCGAACGAATTTCAACCAGGCGATGAACTACTGGCGATCCCCCGCCACGTCTGCCCCACTTCCGCCTTGCATAAATCGGTTACGGTGGTCAGTGGCGGGAAGGTCGTCGACCATTGGAACGTGGCTGCCCGCGATCGGTTCATCTCCGTCTAA
- a CDS encoding RAD55 family ATPase, with protein MAELRQQTGIPELDEMLSGGLLPGKLTVVLGATGIGKTQLGLQFAQAGLQQEGQAGILFDMATRGDSQSHSDYAERLFQWKLREQLVDAPFDLDQIWDADLARKDYQHLFRQSGRRVTRRDMELDEWKEWKLEFVKKLAAAIAYFYANFVHGVRRTVIDGIEPTDRASDSFQFHAFEYVYHQILRKEYDWVARDLFRAQFRSHQAEVEQHRYDFQQIGCLLLLTTHEVMLDDLIQRPIESGDVLSNANTIILMGKIREGNRMSRALHIAKHRGSPVDESLVPYEIQESGLQLLK; from the coding sequence ATGGCAGAGCTACGACAACAAACGGGAATTCCAGAACTGGATGAAATGCTCTCAGGAGGTTTATTGCCTGGCAAGTTGACGGTGGTGCTGGGCGCGACCGGCATTGGCAAAACGCAGCTGGGACTGCAGTTCGCACAAGCGGGTTTGCAGCAGGAAGGGCAAGCCGGGATTCTGTTCGATATGGCGACCCGCGGTGATTCTCAAAGTCACAGCGACTATGCGGAGCGATTGTTTCAGTGGAAGCTGCGAGAACAGCTTGTTGATGCGCCGTTCGATCTGGATCAAATCTGGGATGCGGATCTGGCGCGGAAAGATTATCAGCATCTGTTTCGTCAAAGCGGCCGCAGAGTGACCCGGCGTGATATGGAACTGGATGAGTGGAAAGAATGGAAGTTGGAGTTCGTCAAAAAACTGGCCGCCGCGATTGCCTATTTCTACGCCAATTTTGTGCACGGAGTCCGGCGGACGGTGATTGACGGGATTGAGCCGACAGACCGCGCCAGCGATTCGTTTCAGTTCCATGCCTTTGAATATGTGTACCACCAGATTTTACGCAAAGAATACGACTGGGTGGCCCGTGATCTGTTTCGGGCACAGTTTCGCAGTCATCAAGCCGAGGTCGAGCAGCACCGCTACGATTTTCAGCAGATCGGCTGCCTGTTGTTGCTGACGACGCACGAAGTGATGCTGGATGATTTAATTCAGCGTCCGATCGAAAGTGGCGATGTCTTATCCAACGCCAACACGATTATTCTGATGGGAAAAATCCGGGAGGGGAACCGGATGAGCCGTGCGCTGCACATTGCCAAACATCGGGGCAGTCCCGTCGATGAATCGCTCGTGCCTTATGAGATTCAGGAGTCGGGACTTCAGCTTCTGAAATAA